In the genome of Candidatus Moraniibacteriota bacterium, one region contains:
- a CDS encoding zinc ribbon domain-containing protein yields the protein MKFSHTSAYCENCGENISAEIAFCRSCGTALSENQVKRNIEQSRAGKNIPRAPLGSDLFSRKIPGAILVGFLEFLFAIGIFVVSFLISMNFFPDIADGKTVRLSTYFIVMMTTFVAGLTLGSYISRKFRERYPKAFEQ from the coding sequence ATGAAATTCTCTCACACATCGGCTTATTGCGAGAATTGCGGAGAAAATATTTCCGCCGAGATTGCATTCTGCCGAAGTTGCGGAACCGCTCTTTCTGAAAATCAAGTAAAAAGAAACATCGAACAATCCCGAGCAGGAAAGAATATTCCGAGAGCTCCCTTAGGAAGCGATCTTTTTTCGCGAAAGATTCCCGGAGCTATCCTTGTCGGCTTCTTGGAATTCCTTTTTGCAATCGGGATCTTCGTTGTCTCCTTCCTCATAAGTATGAATTTCTTCCCGGATATAGCCGATGGGAAAACAGTCCGCCTTTCAACCTACTTTATTGTCATGATGACCACATTTGTCGCTGGACTCACTCTGGGCTCATATATATCAAGAAAATTCCGAGAACGCTACCCGAAAGCATTCGAACAGTGA
- the groL gene encoding chaperonin GroEL (60 kDa chaperone family; promotes refolding of misfolded polypeptides especially under stressful conditions; forms two stacked rings of heptamers to form a barrel-shaped 14mer; ends can be capped by GroES; misfolded proteins enter the barrel where they are refolded when GroES binds) produces MAKQIAYSEDVRRRVKAGIDHVADTVKVTLGPKGRNVILDKGFGAPTVTNDGVSIAKEIELKDKFENLGASLVKQVADKTNDAAGDGTTTATVVTQSIVREGLKFVETGINPIGIRRGMEAAKDEVVALLRKNSKKISSKEEMAQVATISAESREMGEMIADVMDEVGKDGVVTIEESQSFGLSKEVVEGMSFDRGYVSPYMVTNVESQSAEIKDALLLLTDTKISAINEVLPLLEKVAQSGKKELVIIAEEVEGEALAMLVVNKLRGTLNVLAVKAPEFGDSRKAMLEDIAILTGGQVISKDKGMKLESIDISMLGQAQKVIATKDDTTIVGGKGTKKGIEARIAQLKSLIDQTDSEYDREKLKKRMAKLSGGVAVVRVGAATETELTYMKHKMEDALAATKAAVEEGIVSGGGTAFAKAVAMLAEQMKKRTFDNHEFRAGYETLLKALNEPLRQIVKNAGEQDAAVVLSEVVREKGANYGYNAATNSYEADMIKAGIIDPLKVTRTALENAVSVAALLLTTEAAVVELPEEKPEMPGGGMPGMGGMGGMM; encoded by the coding sequence ATGGCAAAGCAAATCGCGTACAGCGAAGATGTGCGGCGGAGAGTGAAGGCGGGCATTGATCATGTGGCGGACACAGTAAAGGTGACGCTCGGACCCAAAGGGCGAAATGTGATTCTCGACAAGGGTTTCGGCGCGCCGACGGTGACCAATGACGGCGTCTCCATTGCGAAGGAAATCGAACTGAAAGACAAGTTTGAAAATCTCGGCGCTTCGCTCGTGAAGCAGGTGGCGGACAAGACCAATGACGCGGCGGGTGATGGAACGACAACAGCGACGGTGGTGACGCAGTCCATCGTGCGCGAAGGGCTGAAATTTGTGGAAACCGGCATCAACCCGATCGGTATCCGTCGAGGGATGGAGGCGGCGAAGGATGAGGTGGTGGCGTTGCTTCGGAAAAATTCCAAGAAGATTTCTTCCAAAGAAGAGATGGCTCAGGTTGCCACGATTTCTGCCGAATCCAGAGAAATGGGTGAGATGATTGCCGATGTGATGGATGAAGTCGGGAAGGACGGCGTCGTCACAATCGAAGAATCACAGAGCTTCGGTCTCTCGAAAGAAGTGGTTGAGGGGATGAGTTTTGATCGAGGTTATGTGTCGCCTTACATGGTGACCAATGTCGAGTCACAGAGTGCCGAGATCAAAGATGCTCTTCTTCTGCTTACCGATACCAAGATCTCCGCTATCAACGAAGTTCTCCCGCTTCTTGAGAAAGTGGCGCAGAGCGGAAAGAAAGAATTGGTAATTATTGCCGAAGAAGTCGAGGGTGAGGCGCTTGCCATGCTGGTGGTGAATAAGCTTCGTGGCACGCTCAATGTGCTTGCGGTGAAGGCACCCGAGTTTGGTGATAGCAGGAAGGCAATGCTTGAGGATATCGCTATCTTGACCGGCGGGCAGGTGATTTCGAAGGACAAGGGCATGAAGCTTGAGAGTATTGATATTTCTATGCTCGGACAGGCGCAGAAGGTGATTGCCACGAAGGATGATACGACGATTGTTGGTGGCAAGGGTACCAAGAAGGGCATTGAGGCGCGAATTGCACAGCTCAAGAGTCTCATCGATCAGACCGATAGCGAGTATGATCGCGAGAAGCTCAAGAAGCGTATGGCGAAGCTTTCGGGCGGCGTTGCGGTGGTGCGTGTCGGCGCGGCGACAGAGACCGAACTTACCTACATGAAGCACAAAATGGAAGATGCGCTCGCGGCGACCAAGGCAGCGGTTGAAGAGGGGATTGTCTCGGGCGGCGGCACGGCATTTGCGAAGGCGGTGGCGATGCTCGCCGAGCAGATGAAGAAGCGGACATTTGATAATCATGAGTTCCGAGCGGGCTACGAGACGCTTCTCAAGGCGCTTAATGAGCCGCTTCGTCAGATTGTGAAGAATGCCGGCGAGCAGGATGCGGCGGTGGTGCTTTCCGAAGTCGTACGCGAAAAGGGAGCAAACTATGGCTATAATGCTGCGACGAACAGCTACGAAGCCGATATGATCAAGGCGGGAATTATCGATCCGCTCAAGGTGACACGAACCGCGCTTGAAAATGCGGTGTCGGTAGCGGCGCTCCTCCTTACAACTGAAGCGGCGGTTGTGGAGCTTCCGGAGGAAAAGCCGGAAATGCCCGGTGGCGGCATGCCCGGAATGGGCGGCATGGGAGGAATGATGTAA
- the ychF gene encoding redox-regulated ATPase YchF: protein MSLKAGIVGLPNVGKSTLFKALSGKAVDINNYPFCTIEPNVGIVPVPDARLAKLAAMSKSAKVIPPVVEFVDIAGLVAGASKGEGLGNKFLANIREADAIVEVVRLFENPDIIHVHDRVAPVEDIDIIHTELILADMETVEKRKLKTVKDARAGKKEALAEMPILEHIESALQAGKLVREAGIVESEDSKRVFRELQLLTAKPFLFVYNMSDPEAALPPELAARPHVRLDVKIEEELFSMSADDQAELGLSSKIGDLIRETYSLLGLMTFFTTGETETRGWTVAQGSTAPLAGAAIHTDFKDRFIRAEVIGWEALLAAGSWSAAREAGTLRLEGKEYIVQDGDVIVFRV from the coding sequence ATGTCTCTCAAAGCGGGAATTGTCGGGTTGCCGAATGTGGGGAAGTCGACCTTGTTTAAGGCGCTCTCTGGGAAGGCGGTCGATATCAACAATTATCCTTTTTGCACGATCGAACCCAATGTGGGCATCGTGCCGGTGCCGGATGCGCGGCTTGCGAAGCTCGCGGCGATGTCGAAGTCGGCGAAAGTGATTCCGCCGGTGGTGGAGTTTGTGGATATTGCCGGGCTTGTTGCTGGAGCGTCTAAGGGCGAAGGGCTTGGCAATAAGTTTCTGGCGAATATCCGCGAGGCGGATGCGATCGTCGAAGTGGTGAGGCTCTTTGAAAATCCGGATATTATCCACGTACACGATCGTGTCGCGCCCGTGGAGGATATCGACATTATTCATACCGAGCTTATCTTGGCGGACATGGAGACAGTGGAGAAGCGGAAATTGAAGACTGTGAAAGATGCTCGCGCCGGGAAGAAAGAGGCGCTTGCCGAAATGCCGATACTGGAACACATCGAGTCGGCGCTCCAGGCGGGGAAGCTTGTGCGGGAGGCCGGTATTGTCGAGAGCGAAGATTCGAAGCGGGTGTTTCGTGAGCTGCAACTTCTTACGGCAAAGCCGTTTCTCTTTGTATACAATATGTCGGACCCGGAGGCGGCGCTTCCACCGGAACTTGCCGCACGCCCCCATGTGCGGCTCGATGTGAAGATAGAGGAAGAGCTTTTTTCTATGAGTGCGGACGATCAGGCGGAGCTCGGGCTTTCGTCGAAAATCGGCGACCTCATTCGAGAGACCTATTCGCTCTTGGGGCTTATGACGTTCTTCACAACGGGCGAGACGGAGACACGCGGGTGGACGGTGGCGCAGGGATCGACGGCGCCCCTTGCTGGGGCGGCGATTCATACGGATTTCAAAGATCGGTTCATTCGCGCCGAGGTGATCGGCTGGGAGGCACTTCTCGCTGCCGGGTCGTGGAGTGCCGCGCGCGAGGCTGGGACGCTCCGTTTGGAAGGAAAAGAGTATATCGTTCAGGACGGCGATGTGATAGTGTTCCGGGTGTAG
- a CDS encoding bifunctional (p)ppGpp synthetase/guanosine-3',5'-bis(diphosphate) 3'-pyrophosphohydrolase codes for MSLVLEDIFKACKFPPSSEGRRFITSAFALADEAHRGQKRKSGENYIEHSLAVGKILAEIGMESRTIAAGLLHDVPEDTSVSLETIRTQFGNEVAVLVDGVTKLGKIRLRGSREEYYLENLRKMFLAMAEDIRVVIVKLADRLHNMRTLDYLPPEKQLRIARETMEIFAPIANRLGIGEVKGELEDLAFKYLDPEAHEKTLAIVKEYMRESDSYLDRCVAGIRESLTRDGVRIIHIEGRSKRLYRLYQKLRRHDMDIKRVYDLVAVRIIVSGVSDCYEAFGAVHKSYRPMVGRIKDYISLPKPNNYQSLHTTVFGPEGRIIEIQIRTQKMHDEAELGIAAHWAYAEKERSTSWRKLFFRRHETAPPKELAWVKQLQEWQKEIGQDNREFLEGIKIDFFKNHIFAFTPKGDIIELPEEATPVDFAYAIHSEIGNSMTSAKVDGKIATLDHHIKNGEVIEIITDKGRKKPNQDWLRFVKTSIAKSHIQKQLRKEGVI; via the coding sequence ATGTCCCTCGTACTCGAAGACATCTTCAAAGCCTGCAAATTCCCTCCCTCAAGCGAAGGTCGGCGATTCATCACGTCCGCATTCGCGCTTGCAGATGAAGCGCATCGCGGGCAAAAGCGCAAGTCCGGAGAGAACTACATCGAGCATTCACTGGCTGTCGGAAAGATCCTCGCAGAAATCGGCATGGAGTCTCGCACTATCGCCGCCGGACTCCTCCATGATGTTCCCGAAGACACCTCCGTCTCGCTCGAAACCATACGCACGCAATTTGGAAACGAAGTCGCCGTACTGGTCGACGGCGTCACCAAACTCGGGAAGATTCGCCTCCGCGGTTCGCGCGAAGAATACTACCTCGAAAATCTCCGCAAGATGTTTCTCGCCATGGCGGAAGATATTCGTGTTGTCATCGTAAAACTCGCCGATCGTCTCCACAACATGCGTACGCTCGACTATCTCCCGCCAGAGAAACAGCTTCGAATCGCTCGCGAGACCATGGAAATATTCGCCCCGATCGCAAATCGGCTCGGTATCGGCGAGGTCAAAGGCGAACTCGAAGATTTGGCATTCAAATACCTCGATCCCGAAGCACATGAAAAAACTCTTGCGATTGTCAAAGAGTACATGCGCGAAAGCGACTCATACCTCGACCGGTGCGTCGCTGGTATCCGCGAAAGCCTCACCAGAGACGGCGTCCGCATCATTCATATTGAGGGCCGCTCCAAGCGACTCTATCGGCTCTACCAGAAGCTCCGACGCCATGACATGGATATCAAGCGCGTCTATGATCTCGTCGCCGTTCGCATAATTGTGTCTGGTGTCTCCGACTGCTATGAAGCTTTCGGCGCCGTCCACAAAAGTTACCGTCCCATGGTCGGCCGCATCAAGGATTATATCTCCCTCCCGAAGCCGAACAACTATCAATCCCTCCACACGACTGTCTTCGGTCCGGAGGGACGCATCATCGAGATCCAGATCCGCACACAGAAGATGCATGACGAGGCGGAACTGGGCATTGCCGCGCACTGGGCCTATGCCGAGAAAGAGCGGAGCACCAGCTGGCGCAAACTCTTCTTTCGCCGCCATGAAACAGCGCCCCCCAAAGAGCTTGCCTGGGTCAAGCAACTTCAGGAGTGGCAAAAAGAAATCGGGCAAGACAACCGCGAATTCCTTGAAGGTATCAAGATTGACTTTTTCAAAAACCATATCTTCGCCTTCACTCCCAAGGGAGATATTATCGAGCTCCCCGAAGAGGCGACACCGGTCGACTTCGCCTATGCTATACACAGCGAAATCGGCAACAGCATGACCAGCGCTAAGGTTGATGGAAAAATTGCCACGCTCGATCATCACATCAAGAACGGTGAAGTCATTGAAATCATCACCGACAAAGGCCGCAAGAAACCCAACCAAGACTGGCTCCGATTCGTCAAAACCTCCATCGCCAAATCCCACATCCAGAAACAGCTCCGCAAAGAGGGGGTAATCTAG
- a CDS encoding CapA family protein, with amino-acid sequence MKARLLLASGVLLLVLSGFLFFLFRAKFREQSFMEMKFFPIKNEEISSQEVFGDTDIQSPIRLLFAGDMMFDRYIRTQSDRMGKEAIFDGIRAQLSSADLVVANLEGPITSSESESAGSAIGEARNYVFTFNSKWADVLAHANIHLVNIGNNHILNFGESGLVETRQFLRDAGVKFFGDPTDDSFRSYDAIIRGKRIGFVNYNQFYADAESRALSDIDRLHSAVDILVVYTHWGAEYAPATDEEKRLAHLFVDRGADMIIGSHPHVVQEREVYRGKTIYYSLGNFIFDQYFSSETMRGLLVEASIAPDNSISFREFPLRLSSDGRTSIE; translated from the coding sequence ATGAAGGCCAGACTTCTTCTTGCATCAGGTGTGTTGCTTCTCGTGCTTTCGGGATTCTTGTTTTTTCTCTTTCGTGCGAAATTTCGCGAGCAATCTTTTATGGAAATGAAATTTTTCCCCATTAAAAACGAGGAAATTAGCAGTCAGGAAGTGTTTGGTGATACCGATATTCAGTCTCCAATCCGCCTTCTTTTTGCGGGCGATATGATGTTCGACCGGTATATTCGGACGCAATCGGATAGGATGGGGAAGGAGGCAATATTTGATGGCATTCGAGCTCAGCTCTCGTCAGCCGATCTCGTGGTGGCAAATCTTGAAGGACCGATTACCTCGAGCGAATCAGAGAGTGCGGGATCAGCGATCGGCGAAGCGAGGAATTACGTCTTTACCTTCAATTCCAAATGGGCAGACGTGCTCGCTCATGCGAATATCCATCTTGTGAATATTGGAAATAATCACATTCTCAACTTCGGCGAGTCGGGACTTGTTGAAACGAGGCAATTTTTGCGAGATGCCGGCGTGAAATTTTTTGGCGACCCGACAGATGATTCATTTCGCTCATATGACGCTATTATTCGCGGGAAAAGAATAGGATTTGTAAACTACAATCAGTTTTACGCGGATGCCGAGTCTCGCGCTCTTTCCGATATCGATCGCCTCCATTCGGCGGTAGATATACTGGTTGTCTATACGCATTGGGGTGCTGAGTATGCTCCGGCAACCGATGAAGAAAAGCGTCTCGCGCATCTCTTTGTCGATCGGGGGGCCGATATGATAATCGGCTCACATCCGCATGTCGTTCAAGAGCGCGAGGTCTATCGCGGCAAGACAATCTATTATTCTCTTGGCAATTTCATTTTTGATCAATACTTCAGCTCGGAAACGATGAGGGGTCTCTTGGTCGAGGCTTCGATTGCTCCGGATAATTCGATATCATTTCGGGAATTCCCTCTGAGACTTTCTTCGGATGGAAGAACAAGTATTGAGTGA